In Candidatus Zixiibacteriota bacterium, the genomic window AAAAATATTTTGTTGAACATCTTGCTGATGCACTGAAAAATAAAAAATTTAGAGTTGAAATTGAAGCATTTATTTCAAAACAGGGGCTTCCTGATTTAAACACGAAAGAAATTAACGAACTTGTTGCCGGCCAATGGGTATATGGTTTGATAACAAAGATACTATTTTATTATACTATTAGAAGACATTTTGGGGATTTGCCGGATTTATATAAGGAACTCCAAGAATCCGGAGATATAAAACAGGCTTTAAAAAAAGCATTTGAGGCAGCTCGCAGATATGACTGGCATGCGGTTTTTGAACCTGAGAATAGTTATGAAAAAATAGGGGTTCCAGATAAAAGCGCTTATCTGATTATTGAATTATTAAAAGAGCTTGATCAATATAATTTTAATCAAGTTAAGGAAGATATAATTGGGGAAATATTTGAAAGCCTTATACCAGAAGGAGAAAAACATCGTTTTGGGCAATATTTCACAAGAGAGGACCTTGTAGATTTTATTATAGGTTTTGTTGTCGATTCAAAAGATGGTTTCTATTGCGATCCAACCTGCGGCAGCGGCACGTTTCTGAATCGAATTTACTCCAGATTAAAATGGCTTTCGGCGTACAAGAAAAAACATCATGACATCCTGCCTCAAATATGGGGCGTTGATATTGCTAAATTTCCAGCTGAGTTGGCAACCAGTAATCTTTTTCGTCAAGACATCTCAAATTATAGCAACTTTCCTAGAATTCAAGTCATGGATTTTTTCGATATAAAAACGGAACAAATATTTGAATTTCCACCGCCTAAGGTTGATCCCAATAATCTTCTCAAAGTAAAAGTTCCAATGCCCGAATTTGACGGGATGGTTGGCAACTTCCCGTTTATTCGTCAGGAACAAATAGAGAAGAAGGTCAA contains:
- a CDS encoding SAM-dependent DNA methyltransferase translates to MTVKTTEREVASWLSEQINRILETRNYPFETSTIETSLTGTTSRFPDIVIWHDRQAGDAFCFIELKQPGKTEDIERLKEVADRLDVKFALTWDFLIARLYFIDDDITEKKPYPAYVFSDIEEWLARNKKIQLIKYLKDFLDDLIQIKTKGHLHKFKPDKYFFINLLHNKTKILEKYFVEHLADALKNKKFRVEIEAFISKQGLPDLNTKEINELVAGQWVYGLITKILFYYTIRRHFGDLPDLYKELQESGDIKQALKKAFEAARRYDWHAVFEPENSYEKIGVPDKSAYLIIELLKELDQYNFNQVKEDIIGEIFESLIPEGEKHRFGQYFTREDLVDFIIGFVVDSKDGFYCDPTCGSGTFLNRIYSRLKWLSAYKKKHHDILPQIWGVDIAKFPAELATSNLFRQDISNYSNFPRIQVMDFFDIKTEQIFEFPPPKVDPNNLLKVKVPMPEFDGMVGNFPFIRQEQIEKKVKGYKSKLAKVLTEDWYNEYRDIFKNSTNGNKELRISGQADIYTYLYFHAAKFIKPGGRLGFISSNSYLDVGYGYELKKFLLNKFKIVA